The proteins below are encoded in one region of Lactuca sativa cultivar Salinas chromosome 3, Lsat_Salinas_v11, whole genome shotgun sequence:
- the LOC111896576 gene encoding probable RNA-binding protein ARP1, whose translation MATYQPIRGSGSSLQFLNHPFGDTTYTKVFVGGLAWETHSETLHRYFEQFGEILEAVVITDKHSGRSKGYGFVTFRDAEAATRACIDPSPIIDGRRANCNLASLGRPQPPLPFGRMRPITPFLNTLQGGPFIGGPNYRQPVPYSYQQFPYSLYGYPPSPYAPEYLFHQVQYNPYTGQMQPNPQMFGPSPSPINSNVFPFGQMGPLPPGSPGIMTPGPHVVSYSRPNVSVTTTETVPMSPAPYVTGIGPPFLGQMRSAQAHSSQFTQK comes from the exons ATGGCTACTTATCAGCCGATTAGAGGAAGCGGATCAAGTTTACAGTTCTTGAATCATCCGTTTGGGGACACCACTTATACAAAGGTGTTCGTTGGAGGGCTTGCATGGGAGACACATAGCGAGACGCTACATCGTTATTTTGAACAATTTGGGGAAATTTTGGAGGCTGTTGTTATAACTGATAAACATAGCGGAAGATCAAAAGGCTATGGATTT GTAACATTTCGTGATGCTGAAGCTGCAACTAGGGCTTGTATTGATCCCAGTCCAATCATTGATGGTAGAAGAGCAAACTGTAATTTAGCATCACTTGGTCGCCCTCAACCACCTTTACCTTTTG GGCGTATGAGACCAATAACACCCTTCTTGAATACTCTCCAAGGAGGCCCATTTATTGGAGGCCCAAATTATCGCCAACCTGTTCCTTACAGTTATCAACAATTCCCATATTCCTTATACGG GTATCCTCCATCACCTTATGCTCCTGAATACCTCTTCCATCAG gtTCAATATAATCCTTACACAGGCCAAATGCAGCCTAATCCTCAAATGTTTGGCCCAAGCCCAAGCCCAATAAACTCAAATGTCTTTCCATTTGGTCAAATGGGCCCACTGCCACCTGGAAGCCCAGGGATTATGACACCTGGCCCACATGTTGTATCATATTCTAGACCAAATGTCAGTGTAACAACCACAGAAACTGTTCCAATGTCTCCAGCACCTTATGTTACAg GTATTGGGCCACCATTTTTGGGACAGATGAGGAGTGCCCAAGCCCATTCTTCTCAGTTCACTCAGAAGTAA
- the LOC111896586 gene encoding AT-hook motif nuclear-localized protein 10 gives MSFGASTMSNNMGLAYSGDGASMYTSISRPTSSPSPSPTPTYNNPNGSGGGARISGENHSMALVTVGLDTSGGEAVKRKRGRPRKYAPDLSVTPVARLPPAEAAAQGSGFSSPALSSGKKPRGRPPGSLNKQPAAASGSPGVGFMPHILDVKAGEDVLGKLMWFSQNSTRAVCILSANGAISNVTLQQSATSGGTVTYEGRFEILSLCGSFMVCESDGQRSRTGGLSVSLSGPDGRVLGGNVAGLLTAASPVQMIVGSFVPASQKQRKTEAEIVNTTPVNVGTTSGSSGGGIGSPLVHSNNSNPQGMANMPWR, from the exons ATGTCGTTCGGAGCTTCGACAATGTCGAACAACATGGGATTAGCTTATAGTGGTGATGGAGCATCTATGTATACCTCGATTAGCCGACCTACTTCGTCGCCCTCACCTTCCCCAACGCCTACTTACAACAACCCTAACGGATCCGGCGGTGGAGCTAGAATTTCCGGTGAAAATCATTCTATGGCTTTGGTGACGGTAGGGTTGGACACAAGCGGTGGCGAAGCAGTAAAGCGGAAGAGAGGGAGGCCGAGGAAGTATGCCCCCGACCTCTCTGTAACACCGGTGGCGAGGTTACCGCCTGCCGAAGCGGCTGCTCAAGGTAGTGGTTTTTCGTCTCCGGCGTTGTCTTCAGGGAAGAAGCCGAGGGGTAGACCACCTGGTTCGTTGAATAAGCAACCTGCTGCTGCTTCAG GTTCACCAGGAGTGGGGTTCATGCCGCATATCCTTGATGTTAAAGCTGGAGAG GATGTGTTGGGAAAATTGATGTGGTTTTCTCAAAACAGCACTCGAGCTGTGTGCATTCTATCAGCTAATGGCGCCATATCTAATGTTACACTTCAGCAGTCTGCAACATCTGGTGGAACTGTCACATACGAg GGACGATTTGAGATCTTATCTCTTTGTGGTTCATTTATGGTTTGTGAGAGTGATGGGCAAAGAAGCAGGACTGGTGGTTTAAGCGTGTCACTTTCAGGGCCAGATGGTCGTGTTTTAGGTGGTAATGTGGCTGGCCTTCTCACTGCTGCATCTCCCgttcag ATGATTGTTGGTAGCTTTGTTCCCGCAAGTCAGAAACAAAGAAAAACAGAGGCGGAAATAGTCAACACTACTCCGGTCAATGTGGGGACCACAAGCGGATCTTCAGGTGGAGGGATCGGGAGCCCGCTAGTCCACAGTAACAACAGTAATCCACAAGGTATGGCTAATATGCCTTGGAGGTAA
- the LOC111896593 gene encoding plant intracellular Ras-group-related LRR protein 4, which produces MDSSAKSVDEVVEEIMRIHKSLPPRPGIDDIEAAIILIRNADNEEQSRIEAISRQKKRKYIPEELFNILLEMQKQLVQFQTKEQKREAVKLLDLENCHQLFDEMIQRASKCCSPSPSNNTPSSTSSSSSPSTNPASISTSSFDHSTPSSTSSLSFDKDHVKSSHLIIKDDSYVNKSKFYNNGGIVSSKFSKPQIFDSTLKPSITSGQDGEKLSLIMLASLIEVSSKKGIKDLDLHNKLMEQIEWLPDSIGKLSSLLTFNLSENRLLSLPSSIGSLSSLTKLNLHSNKIIELPESIGNLINLIFLDLHGNNLTSLPPTFGRLIHLQELDLSSNNFSFLPNQIGSLSSLQTLNIETNEIEEIPHAIGQCSSLKQLLADYNKIKALPEAVGRIESLEKLSVRYNNISRLPTTMSSLKSIKQLDVSFNELDSVPESLCFATTLLKINISNNFADLTSLPRSIGNLENLEELDMSNNQIRVIPDSFRMLLKLRVLNVEGNPLELPPRNVLDKGAQAVVRYMSEVYEKKDLKVQPVKHKKSWTRFFLFSSSNKRKHDYVAS; this is translated from the exons ATGGATTCATCTGCCAAATCAGTAGACGAAGTGGTGGAAGAGATAATGAGAATTCATAAATCTCTTCCTCCAAGACCTGGAATCGATGACATTGAAGCTGCAATCATTCTAATCAGAAACGCAGACAAtgaagaacaatcaagaatcgaAGCAATTTCCagacaaaagaaaagaaaatacatCCCTGAAGAACTCTTCAACATCCTGTTGGAGATGCAGAAACAATTAGTCCAATTCCAAACCAAAGAACAAAAGAGAGAAGCTGTTAAATTACTAGACCTTGAAAACTGCCAccaactgttcgatgaaatgATTCAAAGAGCCTCCAAATGTTGTTCTCCTTCTCCATCTAATAACACCCCTTCAagtacttcttcttcttcttcaccttcAACAAATCCAGCTTCCATCTCTACTTCAAGCTTCGATCACAGCACTCCATCTTCCACTTCTAGCTTATCTTTTGATAAAGATCATGTCAAAAGCTCCCATTTGATCATTAAAGATGATAGTTATGTGAATAAATCCAAGTTTTATAACAATGGAGGGATTGTATCAAGTAAATTTTCCAAACCCCAAATTTTCGATTCAACTCTAAAACCTTCCATTACTTCTG GACAAGATGGTGAAAAATTGAGTCTTATAATGCTTGCTAGTTTGATTGAAGTGTCATCAAAGAAAGGAATTAAAGATCTTGATCTTCATAACAAACTCATGGAACAAATCGAATGGCTTCCCGATTCAATTGGGAAATTATCCAGTTTACTCACATTCAATCTCTCAGAAAATCGTCTTCTTTCTCTCCCATCTTCAATCGGATCCCTTTCATCATTAACAAAACTCAACTTACATTCAAACAAAATCATCGAACTCCCAGAATCCATAGGGAATCTCATCAACTTAATTTTTCTAGATCTTCATGGAAACAACTTAACATCTCTCCCTCCAACTTTTGGTAGATTGATCCATCTTCAAGAACTCGATTTAAGTTCAAACAATTTCTCATTTCTTCCTAATCAAATCGGTTCTCTTTCAAGTTTACAAACATTAAACATCGAAACAAACGAAATCGAAGAAATCCCACATGCAATTGGTCAATGTTCATCTCTCAAACAACTTCTTGCGGATTACAACAAGATTAAAGCTTTACCAGAAGCAGTAGGAAGAATCGAGTCATTGGAAAAACTATCGGTTCGATATAATAACATTAGTAGGTTGCCAACAACAATGTCATCGTTGAAAAGTATAAAACAACTTGATGTAAGTTTCAATGAACTTGATTCGGTTCCTGAAAGCTTATGTTTTGCTACAACTCTTTTGAAGATCAACATTAGCAACAACTTTGCTGATTTGACATCACTTCCAAGATCAATTGGAAACCTTGAGAATCTTGAAGAGTTGGATATGAGTAATAATCAAATACGAGTAATTCCAGATTCGTTTAGGATGTTATTGAAGTTACGGGTGTTGAATGTTGAAGGAAATCCATTGGAATTACCACCACGAAACGTACTTGACAAAGGCGCTCAG GCGGTGGTTCGGTATATGAGTGAAGTCTATGAAAAGAAGGATTTAAAGGTGCAACCTGTTAAACACAAGAAGTCTTGGACACGGTTTTTCTTGTTTTCGAGTTCTAACAAAAGAAAGCACGACTATGTGGCTTCATAG
- the LOC111896603 gene encoding eukaryotic translation initiation factor 6-2, whose translation MATRLRFENSCEIGVFTKLTNAYCLVANEGSESFYSIFESELADVIPVVKTSIGGTRIVGRLCIGNKKGLLLPHTTTDEELQHLRNSLPDAVVVKRINEKLSALGNCMACNDHVALTHTDLDKETEDMIADVLGVEVFRQTIAGNVLVGSYCVFSNRGGIVHPHTSVEDLDELSTLLQVPLVAGTVNRGSEVIAGGLTVNDWTAFCGSDTTATELSVIENVFKLREARPQAIANEMKKSLIDTYV comes from the exons ATGGCCACAA GGCTAAGGTTCGAAAACTCATGTGAAATTGGGGTATTCACAAAGCTCACAAATGCATACTGTTTGGTAGCAAATGAAGGCTCTGAAAGTTTCTATAG CATCTTTGAGTCTGAATTAGCTGATGTCATTCCTGTTGTTAAAACATCCATTGGTGGCACAAGAATAGTTGGAAGGCTTTGCATAG GAAATAAAAAAGGCCTTCTCTTGCCTCATACCACTACCGATGAAG AGCTTCAACACTTGAGGAACAGCCTACCTGATGCAGTTGTTGTTAAACGGATTAATGAGAAATTATCCGCTCTTGGTAACTGCATGGCGTGTAATGACCATGTTGCCCTTACCCATACTGATCTTGACAAG GAAACAGAGGATATGATAGCGGATGTTCTTGGTGTGGAAGTGTTTAGGCAGACAATTGCAGGAAATGTACTTGTGGGGAGTTATTGTGTGTTTTCAAATAGAGGTGGTATTGTGCACCCTCACACATCTGTTGAAGATTTGGATGAGCTGTCAACGCTCCTTCAGGTCCCTTTGGTTGCAGGGACGGTTAACCGTGGTAGTGAAGTGATAGCCGGTGGGTTAACCGTTAATGACTGGACCGCGTTTTGTGGTTCAGACACTACTGCAACCGAATTGTCCGTGATTGAGAATGTCTTTAAGTTGAGGGAAGCTCGACCTCAGGCTATTGCTAATGAGATGAAGAAATCATTGATTGATACGTATGTTTGA